The Lates calcarifer isolate ASB-BC8 linkage group LG14, TLL_Latcal_v3, whole genome shotgun sequence genome has a segment encoding these proteins:
- the LOC108890824 gene encoding obscurin: protein MGHTLLCVLSLFLLNTLLYGDGQASTRKPTLTADKTSIPAGGSVTLTCSVEDSIGWRYDWFRRTSQSSAAKLIKRSSLHHTISVSEGGIYHCRGRGVKQVYYTEDSNAVTIEKIGECIFNKAVVTQQPNWSEIYRGETITVRCEIQGGGDTEWEYEWETTSSFKPSNQHEHRISPASSSHSGDYRCKGRVKSSQHRTTEWSSSVRLTVYDNKPRPVLTVSPSWLSPGASVTLNCEVEHPSAGWRFYWYKTVPDLSHNSYIYELLPGNSRGTEQDSYIVHGQTHTAGYVCRAGRGDPVFYTENSEPKFVWSGDLHPAASLTVNPDRVQHFTFDSVSLSCEGNSTEWRVKRFNEHGYQSDCSDWRRMTGSTCNMRLYWYGNAVYWCESGSGEFSNAVNITVWGDYHGIILVSPVHPVTEGESVSLGCRFRTEKNLSSVFFYHNDKLIQSDTRQELNISAVSKSDEGFYKCQWSGRKSAQSWMSVKVAVMEPKSSSSPVLLIVLLLCGIVLIILLLLCCCRKSTDPCWNRLTQSQRENQGSATNQPVNHDANQQQVYSSLLHSDVCVYETMRVFGNTGEGQCDEPEESSIYININPHSATGP, encoded by the exons CAGTACACGCAAGCCCACACTGACAGCAGATAAAACAAGCataccagcagggggcagtgtgacactgacctgctctgtggaGGACTCCATTGGCTGGAGATATGACTGGTTCAGACGCACCTCACAGTCTTCTGCAGCCAAGCTCATCAAACGCAGTTCCTTACACCACACAATCAGTGTCTCAGAGGGAGGCATCTatcactgcagaggaagaggagtaaAACAGGTTTACTACACAGAGGACAGTAATGCAGTCACAATTGAAAAAATAGGCGAGTGCA TTTTCAACAAGGCTGTTGTAACACAGCAACCCAACTGGTCTGAGATATACAGAGGAGAGACGATCACTGTCAGATGTGAGATCCAGGGAGGTGGAGACACTGAGTGGGAGTATGAATGGGAAACAACCAGCTCATTCAAACCTTCAAATCAACATGAACACAGGATCAGTCCTGCTTCATCATCCCACAGTGGAGACTACAGGTGTAAGGGCAGAGTGAAAAGTTCACAACATAGAACAACAGAGTGGAGTTCTTCAGTCAGACTGACAGTGTATGACA ATAAACCTCggcctgtcctcactgtgtctccATCATGGCTGAGTCCTGGAGCCTCAGTAACTCTGAACTGTGAGGTTGAACATCCATCTGCAGGATGGAGGTTCTACTGGTATAAGACTGTTCCTGATCTGTCACACAACTCCTACATCTATGAACTGTTACCTGGTAACAGCAGAGGGACTGAACAGGATTCCTACATCGTTcatggtcagacacacacagcaggatatGTGTGTAGAGCTGGAAGAGGAGATCCAGTGTTTTACACTGAGAATAGTGAACCAAAGTTTGTCTGGTCTGGAG atctTCATCCAGCAGCGTCTCTCACAGTGAATCCTGACAGAGTGCAGCACTTCACCTTTGACTCTGTCTCACTGAGCTGTGAGGGAAACTCTACTGAGTGGAGAGTGAAGAGGTTTAATGAACATGGCTACCAGTCAGACTGCTCTGACTGGAGGAGAATGACTGGATCCACATGTAACATGAGGCTTTACTGGTATGGTAATGCAGTGTACTGGTGTGAGTCTGGATCAGGAGAATTCAGCAATGCAGTCAACATCACTGTATGGG GTGATTATCATGGTATTATCCTGGTGAGCCCCGTCCATCCTGTGACTGAGGGAGAGTCTGTTAGTCTTGGCTGCAGATTCAGGactgaaaaaaatctttccagtgtgtttttctatcaCAATGACAAACTCATCCAAAGTGATACCAGACAGGAGCTGAATATCTCTGCAGTGTCAAAGTCAGATGAAGGTTTCTACAAGTGTCAGTGGTCAGGAAGAAAGTCAGCACAGAGCTGGATGTCAGTTAAAG TTGCAGTGATGGAACCTAAAAGCTCTTCATCTCCTGTGCTGCTGATCGTTCTGCTGCTTTGTGGAATAGTATTGATtattctcctgctgctgtgttgctgcAGAAAGTCAACAG ATCCATGTTGGAACAG GCTCACTCAGTCTCAAAGAGAGAATCAGGGCTCTGCTACAAACCAACCAGTCAACCATGATGCTAATCAACAACAAGTATattcctctcttctccaca GTGATGTTTGTGTCTATGAAACAATGAGAGTCTTTGGAAACACTGGAGAAG GGCAATGTGATGAACCAGAGGAAAGCTCCATCTATATTAACATAAATCCACATTCAGCCACAG GTCCATAA
- the LOC108890826 gene encoding signaling lymphocytic activation molecule, with protein sequence LQIKDQSVTEHPQFKDRVSLNPTNYSLTVRGLTLQDSGEFSFVSEVNEKQRPTVTVTLQVHADPVLTVNSTWHASNESCTVLLECTVTSDSGVTYKWAVRNQSLSGSRLQYILRPQDGETTFTCTVSFFKENLEICLQNSECSNNISDTHEAESSSSSLVALIVRPIIGILLIILLLLCLLHNTKIKDGWCNRPTQTGNQDETPQHVYSSLLHGDGSVYETAKASEDAWSQFISMILVSRKSTQA encoded by the exons TTGCAGATCAAGGACCAAAGTGTAACTGAACATCCTCAGTTTAAGGACAGAGTGTCCCTAAACCCCACAAACTACAGTTTAACAGTGAGAGGACTGACTCTTCAAGATTCTGGTGAATTCAGTTTTGTCTCAGAggtgaatgaaaaacaaaggcCTACAGTCACTGTCACTCTGCAGGTTCATG CTGACCCTGTCCTGACCGTCAATTCCACCTGGCATGCCTCGAACGAATCCTGTACAGTTTTGTTGGAGTGCACTGTAACCTCTGACAGCGGTGTCACCTACAAGTGGGCCGTGAGGAACCAGAGCCTGAGCGGCTCCAGGTTGCAGTACATCCTCAGGCCACAGGATGGAGAAACCACATTCACCTGCACTGTCTCATTCTTCAAGGAGAATCT AGAAATCTGTCTTCAAAACAGTGAATGTAGCAACAATATATCTGACACACATGAAGCTG AGTCCAGCTCTTCATCTCTTGTGGCGTTGATTGTTCGTCCGATTATTGGAATTTTGCTgattattctgctgctgctctgcctgctTCACAACACAAAGATAAAAG ATGGATGGTGTAACAG accCACTCAAACAGGCAACCAGGATGAAACTCCACAGCATGTGTACTCCTCTCTTCTACACG GTGATGGCTCTGTCTATGAAACAGCGAAAGCCTCTGAAGATGCCTGGAGTCAGTTCATCTCAATGATCCTGGTTAGCAGAAAGAGCACACAGGCTTAG